One Cellulosimicrobium protaetiae genomic region harbors:
- a CDS encoding ATP-binding cassette domain-containing protein, protein MTDTAHGDLAVEARGLVKHFTSGKSVTKAVDGIDLLIPEGTVFGVLGPNGAGKTTAVRMLATLLRPDAGTARVLGHDVVHDADKVRSVVGLTGQYASVDEDLTGTENLVMLARLYGFLGGTARGRSAELLEAFGLGDAGDRQVKTYSGGMRRRIDLAASLVMSPRVIFLDEPTTGLDPRSRNQVWDIVRVLVADGATVLLTTQYLEEADQLADRIAVIDHGKVIAEGTATELKRSVGEGAVHVRLADSTQRGRAAEVVGTLLGTEVTLANDPYAFTARVPDDGATDVARILPALGDEGIVVPEFTLGQPSLDEVFLALTGQPMEDDETIEEVA, encoded by the coding sequence ATGACCGACACCGCACACGGCGACCTCGCCGTCGAGGCACGCGGCCTCGTCAAGCACTTCACGTCCGGGAAGTCCGTGACCAAGGCGGTCGACGGCATCGACCTGCTCATCCCCGAGGGCACGGTGTTCGGCGTCCTCGGGCCGAACGGCGCAGGCAAGACGACCGCCGTCCGCATGCTCGCGACGCTCCTGCGGCCCGACGCCGGGACGGCGCGCGTGCTGGGCCACGACGTCGTGCACGACGCCGACAAGGTGCGCTCCGTCGTCGGGCTCACCGGGCAGTACGCGTCGGTGGACGAGGATCTCACGGGCACGGAGAACCTCGTGATGCTCGCGCGGCTCTACGGGTTCCTCGGGGGCACGGCGCGCGGGCGGTCGGCCGAGCTCCTGGAGGCGTTCGGCCTCGGCGACGCCGGCGACCGGCAGGTCAAGACGTACTCAGGCGGCATGCGGCGGCGCATCGACCTCGCGGCCAGCCTCGTGATGAGCCCGCGCGTGATCTTCCTCGACGAGCCGACGACCGGCCTCGACCCGCGCAGCCGCAACCAGGTGTGGGACATCGTGCGTGTGCTCGTCGCGGACGGAGCGACGGTCCTGCTCACGACGCAGTACCTCGAGGAGGCGGACCAGCTCGCCGACCGGATCGCCGTGATCGACCACGGGAAGGTCATCGCGGAGGGCACCGCGACGGAGCTCAAGCGCTCGGTGGGCGAGGGCGCGGTCCACGTCCGGCTCGCCGACTCCACCCAGCGCGGCCGGGCCGCCGAGGTGGTCGGCACCCTGCTCGGCACGGAGGTCACGCTCGCGAACGACCCGTACGCGTTCACGGCCCGCGTGCCCGACGACGGCGCGACCGACGTCGCGCGCATCCTGCCCGCGCTCGGGGACGAGGGCATCGTCGTGCCCGAGTTCACGCTCGGCCAGCCGAGCCTCGACGAGGTGTTCCTCGCCCTGACGGGTCAGCCCATGGAGGACGACGAGACGATCGAGGAGGTGGCCTGA
- a CDS encoding aminotransferase class I/II-fold pyridoxal phosphate-dependent enzyme codes for MTTAQPEPTAPADVPTAGAAPSLDDLRRAYADLQALGLKLDLTRGKPSAEQLDLSEALLALPGEGVHTDAGGTDVRNYGGLDGLRQLREIFAELLGVPVEQLLAGGNASLTLMYDTLAYATLFGVPGSERPWGREEKVRWICPVPGYDRHFSVCEALGIEMITVPMTDDGPDAAAVAALVAEDPTIKGMWVVPTYANPDGSVVTEEVARALVSVPAAAPDFRILWDNAYALHHLTDDEVTSADAISLAAEAGHPDRVLLYASTSKITFAGAGVAFLASSPANVAWYKKHLSAQSIGPDKVNQLRHALFFGDADGVRAHMRKHRDIIAPKFDAVTSILADRLGDAGVASWTEPKGGYFVSLEVVPGTASRVVELAKAAGIALTPAGAPFPYGKDPEDKVLRLAPTLPPIEEVRVAMDGVATCVLLAAAEAAAG; via the coding sequence GTGACCACCGCGCAGCCTGAGCCCACCGCCCCTGCCGACGTTCCCACCGCCGGCGCCGCCCCGTCCCTCGACGACCTGCGTCGCGCGTACGCCGACCTGCAGGCCCTGGGGCTGAAGCTGGACCTCACGCGCGGCAAGCCCTCGGCCGAGCAGCTCGACCTCTCCGAGGCCCTGCTCGCGCTCCCGGGCGAGGGTGTGCACACCGACGCCGGCGGCACCGACGTGCGCAACTACGGCGGCCTCGACGGGCTGCGGCAGCTCCGGGAGATCTTCGCCGAGCTGCTCGGCGTCCCGGTCGAGCAGCTCCTCGCGGGCGGCAACGCGAGCCTCACGCTCATGTACGACACGCTCGCGTACGCGACCCTGTTCGGCGTCCCCGGCTCGGAGCGCCCGTGGGGCCGCGAGGAGAAGGTCCGCTGGATCTGCCCCGTGCCCGGCTACGACCGCCACTTCTCGGTGTGCGAGGCGCTCGGCATCGAGATGATCACCGTGCCCATGACCGACGACGGCCCGGACGCCGCCGCCGTCGCGGCTCTGGTCGCCGAGGACCCGACGATCAAGGGCATGTGGGTCGTGCCGACCTACGCGAACCCCGACGGGTCGGTCGTCACCGAGGAGGTCGCGCGCGCGCTCGTGTCCGTGCCCGCCGCCGCGCCCGACTTCCGGATCCTCTGGGACAACGCGTACGCGCTGCACCACCTCACGGACGACGAGGTGACGAGCGCCGACGCGATCTCGCTCGCCGCCGAGGCGGGCCACCCCGACCGCGTGCTCCTCTACGCGTCGACCTCGAAGATCACGTTCGCCGGCGCCGGCGTCGCGTTCCTCGCGTCGTCCCCCGCGAACGTCGCCTGGTACAAGAAGCACCTGTCAGCCCAGTCCATCGGCCCGGACAAGGTCAACCAGCTCCGCCACGCGCTCTTCTTCGGCGACGCCGACGGCGTACGCGCCCACATGCGCAAGCACCGCGACATCATCGCGCCCAAGTTCGACGCCGTGACGAGCATCCTCGCCGACCGCCTCGGCGACGCGGGCGTCGCGTCGTGGACCGAGCCGAAGGGCGGCTACTTCGTCAGCCTCGAGGTCGTCCCCGGCACCGCGTCGCGCGTCGTCGAGCTCGCCAAGGCCGCCGGCATCGCCCTCACGCCCGCCGGCGCCCCGTTCCCGTACGGCAAGGACCCCGAGGACAAGGTCCTCCGCCTCGCCCCGACCCTCCCCCCGATCGAGGAGGTCCGCGTCGCCATGGACGGCGTCGCGACCTGCGTCCTCCTCGCCGCCGCGGAGGCCGCCGCCGGGTAG
- the rocD gene encoding ornithine--oxo-acid transaminase: MTAQDVRAVAGPAGEGPRDALAHNYHPLPVTVATAEGSWMTDVDGRRYLDFLAGYSALNFGHRHPALVAAATAQLGRVTLTSRAFDHDLLHPFADALAALVGPLTTGGTDSLVLPMNTGAEAVETAIKTARKWGYDVKGVRPGEATIVVGSGNFHGRTTTIVSFSDDEDARRGFDPYTPGFRVVPYGDVDAVAGAIDDTTVAVLLEPVQGESGVIVPPDDYWPRLRALTAERDVLLIADEIQSGLGRAGTTLAVETWGVRPDLVTLGKALGGGILPVSAVVGRRDVLEVLTPGTHGSTFGGNPLACAVGLAVVDLLAAGEPQRRARALGARFQDRLAGFVETGLLDGARGLGLWAGLDLDPARGTGRDLCEALLARGVLAKDTHGSTIRLAPPLTISADDLETGMSALEDALTALARGR; encoded by the coding sequence GTGACCGCGCAGGACGTCCGCGCGGTCGCCGGGCCGGCGGGCGAGGGGCCCCGCGACGCCCTCGCGCACAACTACCACCCGCTGCCCGTGACCGTCGCGACCGCCGAGGGGTCGTGGATGACCGACGTCGACGGGCGCCGCTACCTCGACTTCCTCGCGGGCTACTCCGCCCTGAACTTCGGGCACCGGCACCCCGCGCTCGTCGCCGCCGCGACCGCCCAGCTCGGGCGTGTCACGCTCACGTCGCGCGCGTTCGACCACGACCTGCTGCACCCGTTCGCCGACGCGCTCGCCGCGCTCGTCGGGCCGCTCACCACGGGCGGGACGGACTCCCTCGTGCTCCCGATGAACACCGGCGCCGAGGCCGTCGAGACCGCGATCAAGACCGCCCGCAAGTGGGGCTACGACGTCAAGGGCGTCCGGCCGGGAGAGGCGACGATCGTCGTCGGATCGGGGAACTTCCACGGTCGCACGACGACGATCGTGTCGTTCTCCGACGACGAGGACGCGCGCCGCGGGTTCGACCCCTACACGCCGGGGTTCCGGGTCGTCCCGTACGGCGACGTCGACGCCGTCGCCGGCGCGATCGACGACACCACCGTCGCGGTGCTGCTCGAACCGGTGCAGGGCGAGTCCGGCGTGATCGTGCCGCCCGACGACTACTGGCCGCGGCTGCGCGCGCTCACCGCCGAGCGCGACGTGCTGCTGATCGCGGACGAGATCCAGTCCGGCCTCGGCCGCGCGGGCACGACGCTCGCCGTCGAGACGTGGGGGGTGCGGCCCGACCTCGTGACGCTCGGCAAGGCACTGGGCGGCGGGATCCTGCCCGTGTCCGCGGTCGTGGGGCGCCGCGACGTGCTCGAGGTCCTCACGCCGGGGACGCACGGCAGCACGTTCGGCGGCAACCCGCTCGCGTGCGCGGTGGGCCTCGCCGTCGTGGACCTCCTCGCGGCGGGCGAACCGCAGCGCCGGGCGCGCGCGCTCGGCGCCCGGTTCCAGGACCGGCTCGCCGGGTTCGTGGAGACGGGACTGCTCGACGGCGCGCGCGGGCTCGGGCTGTGGGCGGGGCTCGACCTCGACCCCGCCCGCGGGACCGGCCGCGACCTGTGCGAGGCGCTGCTCGCGCGGGGCGTCCTCGCCAAGGACACGCACGGGTCGACCATCCGCCTCGCTCCCCCGCTGACCATCTCCGCGGACGACCTCGAGACCGGGATGTCCGCCCTGGAGGACGCGCTCACGGCGCTCGCGCGGGGTCGGTAG
- the ddaH gene encoding dimethylargininase, protein MRPGQPRHYLMCRPTYFTVSYEINPWMDRRTPVDTPLAVAQWERLRDAYRDLGHTVETIDPVPGLPDMVYAANGATVVDGLVYSARFTHPERGPEGPAYLKWFADHGYVTHLAEHVNEGEGDLLVAGDVVLAGTGFRTDRAAHAEAAALWGREVVTLELVDPRFYHLDTALTVLRGGSGSAPGTRVPDDGAHPGLTGPPPVDVVYYPPAFSPATQEVLRERYPDALLATEEDAVVLGLNAVSDGAHVVHAPRAERLAAALRERGYETLAVDTSELLRGGGGAKCCTLEIRELAAGSAATSRSAS, encoded by the coding sequence ATGCGCCCAGGCCAGCCCCGGCACTACCTCATGTGCCGGCCCACGTACTTCACCGTGAGCTACGAGATCAACCCGTGGATGGACCGGCGCACGCCGGTCGACACCCCGCTCGCGGTCGCCCAGTGGGAGCGCCTGCGCGACGCCTACCGCGACCTCGGCCACACCGTCGAGACGATCGACCCCGTCCCGGGCCTGCCGGACATGGTCTACGCCGCCAACGGCGCGACCGTCGTCGACGGTCTCGTCTACTCCGCGCGCTTCACGCACCCCGAGCGCGGACCCGAGGGCCCCGCCTACCTCAAGTGGTTCGCCGACCACGGCTACGTCACCCACCTCGCCGAGCACGTCAACGAGGGCGAGGGCGACCTGCTCGTGGCGGGCGACGTCGTGCTCGCGGGGACGGGCTTCCGCACCGACCGCGCCGCGCACGCCGAGGCCGCCGCACTGTGGGGCCGCGAGGTCGTGACGCTCGAGCTCGTCGACCCGCGCTTCTACCACCTCGACACCGCGCTCACCGTGCTGCGCGGGGGCTCCGGCTCGGCCCCGGGTACCCGGGTGCCCGACGACGGCGCGCACCCCGGCCTCACCGGCCCACCGCCCGTGGACGTCGTCTACTACCCGCCCGCGTTCTCGCCCGCCACGCAGGAGGTGCTCCGCGAGCGCTACCCCGACGCGCTCCTCGCGACCGAGGAGGACGCCGTCGTGCTGGGCCTCAACGCGGTGAGCGACGGCGCGCACGTCGTGCACGCACCGCGCGCCGAGCGGCTCGCCGCCGCGCTGCGCGAGCGCGGCTACGAGACGCTCGCCGTCGACACGTCCGAGCTGCTGCGCGGAGGCGGCGGGGCCAAGTGCTGCACCCTCGAGATCCGCGAGCTCGCCGCCGGGTCGGCCGCGACGTCGAGGAGCGCGTCGTGA
- a CDS encoding PadR family transcriptional regulator, with protein MSYAHQHRGRTPENVQNMSQPFGERPGPRPGRRRRDGFPPVPDDAAWFRGDGPRGRGGARRGGGRGFGGPADGGRGFGPGGPVDDRRGFGPGFGPGGPGGPGFGPGHGGRRHGGRGRGPGRAGRGDVRAAVLLLLAEQPMHGYQVIQEIAGRSEGQWRPSPGAVYPALNLLQDEGLVELSADGGRRLATLTEAGTAYVAEHAAELGDPFADAAGRGGRSRRELRAGVEAVAAAVHQVARTGTDEQAKAAAELLERTRRELYLILAGPATGAPVEDVPVEDAPVENEPTA; from the coding sequence ATGAGCTACGCACACCAGCACCGGGGCAGGACCCCGGAGAACGTCCAGAACATGTCCCAGCCGTTCGGCGAGCGTCCCGGGCCGCGGCCCGGCCGCCGTCGTCGCGACGGCTTCCCGCCCGTGCCCGACGACGCGGCCTGGTTCCGCGGCGACGGTCCCCGTGGTCGGGGCGGCGCGCGCCGCGGCGGTGGCCGCGGGTTCGGCGGCCCGGCCGACGGCGGACGGGGTTTCGGCCCCGGCGGGCCGGTCGACGACCGGCGAGGGTTCGGCCCGGGCTTCGGGCCGGGCGGTCCCGGCGGTCCCGGGTTCGGCCCGGGCCACGGCGGGCGTCGTCACGGAGGCCGCGGTCGCGGCCCCGGCCGCGCCGGCCGCGGCGACGTCCGCGCCGCCGTCCTGCTGCTCCTCGCCGAGCAGCCCATGCACGGCTACCAGGTCATCCAGGAGATCGCCGGGCGGAGCGAGGGCCAGTGGCGTCCGAGCCCCGGCGCCGTCTACCCGGCGCTGAACCTGCTCCAGGACGAGGGGCTCGTCGAGCTCTCGGCCGACGGCGGGCGTCGCCTCGCGACGCTCACCGAGGCGGGCACCGCGTACGTCGCGGAGCACGCGGCCGAGCTGGGCGACCCGTTCGCCGACGCCGCCGGTCGCGGCGGGCGCTCGCGGCGCGAGCTGCGCGCGGGCGTCGAGGCGGTCGCCGCGGCGGTCCACCAGGTCGCCCGCACGGGCACCGACGAGCAGGCGAAGGCCGCGGCGGAGCTCCTCGAGCGCACGCGCCGCGAGCTCTACCTGATCCTCGCCGGCCCGGCGACCGGCGCCCCGGTCGAGGACGTCCCCGTCGAGGACGCTCCTGTCGAGAACGAGCCCACGGCCTGA
- a CDS encoding SRPBCC family protein: MRRVTVARELDVDATVAFAWVADPRTHPRWIPLTVMATPAARGPEAGDRFTMVSGPSARRTGRGFTDRMVVEVLDRPSVAAGRTGFTRVHKLGPVLLGEAGFDVVPLGHGRCRVVWWEEAYLAGPLPRAVTAPLVGLALRWMMRTSLRRLETTLLRHPPRENPGPPR, from the coding sequence GTGCGGCGGGTCACCGTGGCGCGCGAGCTCGACGTCGACGCGACCGTCGCGTTCGCGTGGGTCGCGGACCCGCGCACGCACCCGCGATGGATCCCGCTCACGGTCATGGCCACCCCTGCCGCGCGCGGCCCGGAGGCCGGCGACCGGTTCACGATGGTGAGCGGGCCGTCCGCTCGTCGCACGGGCCGCGGGTTCACGGACCGCATGGTCGTCGAGGTGCTCGACCGCCCGTCCGTCGCGGCGGGCCGCACCGGGTTCACGCGCGTCCACAAGCTCGGGCCGGTGCTGCTCGGCGAGGCCGGGTTCGACGTCGTCCCGCTCGGCCACGGTCGCTGCCGGGTCGTGTGGTGGGAGGAGGCCTACCTCGCCGGCCCGCTCCCCCGCGCGGTGACCGCGCCGCTCGTCGGCCTCGCGCTGCGCTGGATGATGCGCACGTCGCTGCGCCGCCTCGAGACCACTCTCCTCCGCCACCCGCCGAGAGAGAACCCTGGTCCGCCGAGGTAG
- a CDS encoding OsmC family protein: MTTEPATTTPQTGPDEIAPSSPSPTDALWVERTGVRTYTGYSARGAQVLIGPASEGAVFTPGELLKIALAACAGMSSDRTFARRLGDDYAVTIHAEGVKDMPEDRYPEITERFEIDLSSLDDEARERLLTVAERAIEKTCTVGRTIKAGATVHTVFQQPGGSVE; this comes from the coding sequence ATGACGACCGAGCCAGCCACCACGACCCCGCAGACGGGCCCCGACGAGATCGCCCCGTCGTCGCCGTCGCCCACGGACGCCCTGTGGGTCGAGCGCACGGGCGTGCGCACGTACACGGGCTACTCCGCGCGCGGTGCGCAGGTCCTCATCGGGCCCGCGAGCGAGGGCGCGGTGTTCACGCCGGGCGAGCTGCTGAAGATCGCGCTGGCCGCGTGCGCGGGCATGAGCTCGGACCGCACGTTCGCGCGGCGGCTCGGCGACGACTACGCCGTGACGATCCACGCGGAGGGCGTCAAGGACATGCCCGAGGACCGCTACCCCGAGATCACGGAGCGGTTCGAGATCGACCTGTCCTCGCTCGACGACGAGGCGCGCGAGCGCCTGCTCACGGTCGCCGAGCGGGCGATCGAGAAGACCTGCACAGTGGGACGGACGATCAAGGCCGGCGCGACCGTGCACACGGTGTTCCAGCAGCCGGGCGGCAGCGTCGAGTGA
- a CDS encoding sigma-70 family RNA polymerase sigma factor, with protein MIPSSSPLPVSRAGAQDPDALAAFLAARPQLFGIAYRMLGSAAEAEDVVQEAWIRWQGTDRSRVENPVAFLTTVTTNLALNVTTSARVRRETYVGPWLPEPVDTSDDPALGAERAEALEIGVLVLMEHLTPVERAVYVLREAFGYPYRRVAEIVGTSEANARQLARRARERLGSRPAVRADPAEHRRLLEAFAAATHDGDLSEFERYLAESVVARPDGGGLVHVSHVELVGVARVSLYLGNVVRKYWARADVRVVEANGLPALLIEQHDPHGAATSLLSLDVADGLVRRVFLQVNPEKLARYQGV; from the coding sequence ATGATCCCGTCGTCGAGCCCGCTCCCGGTCTCACGGGCGGGAGCACAGGACCCGGATGCGCTCGCCGCGTTCCTCGCGGCGCGGCCGCAGCTCTTCGGCATCGCGTACCGGATGCTCGGGAGCGCGGCCGAGGCGGAGGACGTCGTCCAGGAGGCGTGGATCCGCTGGCAGGGCACCGACCGCTCACGCGTCGAGAACCCGGTCGCGTTCCTCACGACGGTGACGACGAACCTCGCGCTGAACGTCACGACGTCGGCCCGCGTGCGTCGGGAGACGTACGTCGGTCCGTGGCTGCCGGAGCCCGTCGACACGTCGGACGACCCGGCGCTCGGTGCCGAGCGCGCCGAGGCGCTGGAGATCGGCGTGCTCGTGCTCATGGAGCACCTCACCCCGGTGGAGCGCGCGGTCTACGTGCTGCGCGAGGCGTTCGGCTACCCCTACCGGCGTGTGGCCGAGATCGTCGGGACCAGCGAGGCGAACGCGCGCCAGCTCGCGCGTCGTGCGCGGGAGCGCCTGGGCTCGCGGCCCGCGGTCCGGGCCGACCCGGCCGAGCACCGCCGCCTCCTCGAGGCGTTCGCCGCGGCCACGCACGACGGCGACCTGTCCGAGTTCGAGAGGTATCTCGCCGAGTCGGTGGTCGCCCGACCCGACGGCGGCGGCCTGGTGCACGTCTCGCACGTCGAGCTCGTCGGCGTCGCCCGCGTCTCGCTGTACCTCGGCAACGTGGTGCGCAAGTACTGGGCCCGCGCCGACGTGCGGGTCGTCGAGGCGAACGGCCTGCCCGCGCTGCTCATCGAGCAGCACGACCCGCACGGTGCGGCCACGTCGCTCCTGTCGCTGGACGTGGCCGACGGCCTGGTCCGGCGCGTGTTCCTCCAGGTGAACCCGGAGAAGCTCGCCCGCTACCAGGGCGTCTAG
- a CDS encoding NAD(P)/FAD-dependent oxidoreductase, protein MERIVVVGGGYAGFTAARELEKRLRRELRRGEVEVVLVDPRPYMTYQPFLPEVVAGSVEARHAAVAHRSHLRRTRLVDGTVERVDHARRTVVVRPRSGEPYDLTYDTVVVTAGAVTRVFPVPGVAEHAIGMKHVEEAVAIRDRLLTSFDRAASLPSGPERERLLTVTFVGGGFSGVEGFAELLSLAHDLTRVYPEIDPAELRFHLVERNARILPEVTERPGRWVVRELERRGARVHLEAGLVSAEGGVVTLSTGESFATGLLVWTAGNAANPVVATHTDLPVDARGYLVTRPDLRVGTVDDTVPDAWAAGDGAAVPDLAVPRPGALTVPNAQHAVRQGRRLAKNLVAARRGRATRPYVHGSLGVVATLGLGSGVFEYRRLVVRGRLAWLMHRGYHVLAIPTWERTARVLAVWATGALFGRDVVSLAAVQRPREAFVAGATASVATTSATPASPRPEPEPEPAVPDSLRAA, encoded by the coding sequence ATGGAACGCATCGTCGTCGTCGGTGGGGGCTACGCCGGTTTCACGGCGGCCCGGGAGCTCGAGAAGCGCCTGCGGCGCGAGCTGCGCCGCGGCGAGGTCGAGGTCGTCCTCGTGGACCCGCGCCCCTACATGACCTACCAGCCGTTCCTTCCCGAGGTCGTCGCGGGCTCGGTCGAGGCGCGGCACGCCGCGGTCGCGCACCGCAGCCACCTGCGCCGCACGCGCCTGGTCGACGGGACGGTCGAGCGCGTGGACCACGCGCGGCGCACGGTCGTCGTGCGGCCGCGCTCGGGCGAGCCGTACGACCTGACGTACGACACCGTCGTCGTCACGGCCGGCGCGGTGACGCGCGTGTTCCCCGTGCCGGGCGTCGCCGAGCACGCGATCGGCATGAAGCACGTCGAGGAGGCCGTCGCGATCCGCGACCGGCTGCTCACGTCGTTCGACCGTGCGGCGAGCCTTCCTTCGGGGCCGGAGCGCGAGCGCCTGCTGACCGTGACGTTCGTGGGCGGCGGGTTCTCCGGCGTCGAGGGGTTCGCCGAGCTGCTGTCGCTCGCCCACGACCTCACGCGCGTCTACCCCGAGATCGACCCGGCGGAGCTGCGGTTCCACCTCGTCGAGCGCAACGCGCGGATCCTGCCGGAGGTGACCGAGCGCCCCGGGCGGTGGGTCGTGCGCGAGCTCGAGCGCCGCGGTGCGCGCGTGCACCTGGAGGCGGGGCTCGTGTCCGCCGAGGGCGGGGTCGTGACGCTCTCGACCGGCGAGTCGTTCGCCACGGGCCTGCTCGTGTGGACGGCGGGCAACGCGGCGAACCCGGTGGTCGCGACCCACACGGACCTGCCCGTGGACGCGCGCGGCTACCTGGTCACGCGGCCGGACCTGCGGGTCGGGACCGTGGACGACACGGTCCCCGACGCGTGGGCCGCGGGCGACGGCGCCGCCGTCCCCGACCTCGCCGTCCCCCGGCCCGGGGCGCTCACCGTCCCCAACGCCCAGCACGCCGTGCGTCAGGGCCGTCGCCTGGCCAAGAACCTGGTCGCGGCCCGCCGCGGTCGGGCGACCCGCCCGTACGTGCACGGCAGCCTCGGGGTCGTCGCGACGCTCGGCCTCGGCTCGGGCGTCTTCGAGTACCGCCGTCTCGTCGTGCGCGGGCGCCTCGCGTGGCTCATGCACCGCGGGTACCACGTGCTCGCGATCCCGACGTGGGAGCGCACGGCCCGCGTGCTCGCCGTGTGGGCGACGGGCGCGCTGTTCGGGCGCGACGTCGTCTCGCTCGCCGCAGTCCAGCGGCCCCGCGAGGCCTTCGTCGCCGGCGCGACGGCGAGCGTCGCCACCACGAGCGCCACCCCGGCGTCGCCGCGCCCCGAGCCAGAGCCCGAACCCGCCGTGCCGGACTCCCTCCGCGCGGCCTGA
- a CDS encoding MerR family transcriptional regulator, whose amino-acid sequence MTDLLIPSPPVEVPPGGLTIGDAARAVGLSVDTLRYYEKEGLLLDPAPRDGGGRRRYGPHDVAWLAGLVMLRETGMSIADVRVIADLSRRGGTEAERLVVLERHRERVLAELERTRRHLAALDAKIATYRAVTGVGPGTTADHDQEDQ is encoded by the coding sequence ATGACCGACCTGCTGATCCCGTCGCCGCCCGTCGAGGTCCCGCCCGGGGGCCTGACCATCGGCGACGCCGCGCGCGCCGTCGGGCTGAGCGTCGACACGCTGCGCTACTACGAGAAGGAAGGGCTGCTGCTCGATCCCGCGCCGCGCGACGGCGGCGGTCGGCGACGCTACGGCCCGCACGACGTCGCGTGGCTCGCCGGGCTCGTCATGCTCCGTGAGACGGGCATGTCGATCGCCGACGTGCGCGTCATCGCGGATCTCAGCCGCCGCGGGGGCACGGAGGCCGAACGGCTCGTCGTGCTCGAGCGGCACCGGGAGCGCGTGCTCGCCGAGCTGGAGCGCACGCGCCGTCACCTCGCCGCGCTCGACGCCAAGATCGCGACCTACCGCGCGGTCACGGGCGTCGGCCCCGGCACCACCGCCGACCACGACCAGGAGGACCAGTGA
- a CDS encoding aldo/keto reductase has translation MRVSAIGLGAMGMSAFYGPTDETDAVATLRHAVDAGVTFVDTAEAYGPFENEKLVGRALRDRRDEVVLATKASAETDDDGTVHGRNGTPEYIRRAADRSLRHLGTDVIDLYYLHRADPAVPIEESVGAMSELVAAGKVRHLGLSEVSVETIRRAHAVHPLAAVQSELSLFSPDVLRNGEKAVMDELGIGFVAFSPLGRGVLTSSVRSLDDLAPDDARRGLPRFQPEAFAANLRLVDRVREIAAEKGATEAQVALAWVVAQGAVPIPGTRRPERLDENAAAAGLELTADDLRRLADAVPQEQVAGHRDYAPTPDGQDR, from the coding sequence CTGCGCGTCTCCGCGATCGGCCTCGGGGCGATGGGCATGAGCGCGTTCTACGGCCCGACCGACGAGACCGATGCCGTCGCGACGCTCCGGCACGCCGTCGACGCCGGCGTGACCTTCGTCGACACCGCCGAGGCGTACGGGCCGTTCGAGAACGAGAAGCTCGTCGGGCGTGCCCTGCGCGACCGGCGCGACGAGGTCGTGCTCGCGACCAAGGCCTCGGCGGAGACGGACGACGACGGCACGGTCCACGGGCGCAACGGCACGCCCGAGTACATCCGCCGCGCGGCCGACCGCTCGCTGCGTCACCTCGGCACCGACGTGATCGACCTCTACTACCTGCACCGGGCCGACCCGGCCGTGCCGATCGAGGAGTCCGTGGGCGCGATGTCCGAGCTCGTCGCCGCCGGCAAGGTCCGTCACCTCGGGCTGTCGGAGGTGTCGGTCGAGACGATCCGGCGCGCGCACGCCGTCCACCCGCTCGCGGCCGTGCAGTCGGAGCTCTCGCTCTTCTCACCGGACGTGCTGCGCAACGGCGAGAAGGCCGTCATGGACGAGCTCGGCATCGGGTTCGTCGCGTTCTCCCCGCTCGGGCGCGGCGTGCTCACGAGCAGCGTGCGCAGCCTCGACGACCTCGCGCCCGACGACGCCCGTCGCGGCCTGCCCCGCTTCCAGCCCGAGGCCTTCGCCGCGAACCTGCGGCTCGTGGACCGGGTGCGCGAGATCGCGGCCGAGAAGGGCGCGACCGAGGCGCAGGTCGCGCTCGCGTGGGTCGTCGCGCAGGGTGCGGTGCCGATCCCCGGGACCCGCCGCCCCGAGCGCCTCGACGAGAACGCAGCCGCCGCAGGCCTGGAGCTCACCGCCGACGACCTGCGTCGCCTCGCCGACGCCGTGCCGCAGGAGCAGGTCGCGGGCCACCGCGACTACGCCCCGACGCCGGACGGCCAGGACCGCTGA